Proteins found in one Neomonachus schauinslandi chromosome 1, ASM220157v2, whole genome shotgun sequence genomic segment:
- the CLDND1 gene encoding claudin domain-containing protein 1, with translation MDNRFATAFVIACVLSLISTIYMAASIGTDFWYEYRSPVQENSSDLNKSIWTDFASDEADEKTYNDALFRFNGTMGLWRRCITIPQNTHWYSPPERTESFDVVTKCMSFTLNEQFMEKFVDPGNHNSGIDLLRTYLWRCQFLLPFVSLGLMCFGAVIGLCACICRSLYPTIATGILHLLAGLCTLGSVSCYVAGIELLHQKLELPENVSGEFGWSFCLACVSAPLQFMASALFIWAAHTNRKEYTLMKAYRVA, from the exons ATGGATAACCGTTTTGCTACAGCGTTTGTAATTGCTTGTGTGCTTAGCCTCATTTCCACCATCTACATGGCAGCCTCAATTGGCACAGACTTCTGGTATGAATATCGAAGTCCAGTTCAAGAAAATTCCAGTGATTTGAACAAAAGCATCTGGACTGACTTTGCTAGTGATGAGGCAGATGAAAAGACTTATAATGATGCACTTTTCCGATTTAATGGCACAATGGGATTGTGGAGACGGTGTATCACTATACCTCAAAACACACACTGGTATAGCCCACCAGAAAGGACAg AGTCATTTGATGTGGTCACAAAATGCATGAGTTTCACGCTAAATGAGCAGTTCATGGAGAAATTTGTTGATCCTGGAAACCACAATAGTGGGATTGATCTGCTTCGGACCT aTCTTTGGCGTTGCCAGTTCCTTTTACCTTTTGTTAGTCTAGGTTTAATGTGCTTTGGGGCTGTGATTGGACTTTGTGCTTGCATTTGCCGGAGTTTGTATCCCACCATTGCCACAGGCATTCTCCATCTCCTTGCAG GTCTATGTACGCTGGGCTCAGTGAGTTGTTATGTTGCTGGAATTGAGCTACTCCACCAGAAGCTAGAGCTGCCTGAGAACGTGTCTGGTGAATTTGGATGGTCCTTCTGCCTGGCTTGTGTCTCAGCTCCCTTACAGTTCATGGCTTCTGCTCTCTTCATCTGGGCTGCTCATACCAACCGGAAAGAGTACACCTTAATGAAGGCATATCGTGTGGCATGA